A single region of the Brachypodium distachyon strain Bd21 chromosome 3, Brachypodium_distachyon_v3.0, whole genome shotgun sequence genome encodes:
- the LOC100842452 gene encoding probable pre-mRNA-splicing factor ATP-dependent RNA helicase DEAH5: MALAPAGPGGGGGDGLRKLEYLSLVSKVCSELETHIGVGDKVLAEFITELGRDAPSVADFDAKLKANGADLPDYFVRTLLTIIHAILPPPPSRNPGSSAAQSGSKFSALSRPDDPDRARDLRLELERDASAAAGAAADAPAHSSRDRRGDDRRQDRDHDRPRDDDRRRDRDRDRDRDDRRRDRDQGRGRGDPSRDQGRDHDRDRDRGRARDDDQGRDRDNNRDRHRGRDRDSEGDRGGNWRRDQDRHHEKERDTDRDDRRSRKYVDDDGEQERGGGRKTENTGANISGEPELYQVYRGRVTRVMDTGCFVRLEDVRGGREGLVHISQMASRRVANAKELVKRDQEVFVKVVSVKGEKLSLSLRDVDQDTGKDLLPMQRGAEDAQRNNPSGASGGAVGSGRRLGLSGIVITEEDEVAPISRRPLKRMSSPERWEAKQLIASGVLDVRDYPQFDEDGDGMLYQEEGAEEELEIELNEDEPEFLQGQSRFSIDMSPVKIFKNPEGSLSRAAALQTALIKERREVREQEQRAMLDSIPKDLNRPWEDPMPDTGERHLAQELRGVGLSAYDMPEWKKEAYGKALTFGQRSKLSIQEQRQTLPIYKLKKELIQAVHDNQVLVVIGETGSGKTTQVTQYLAEAGYTTRGKIGCTQPRRVAAMSVAKRVAEEFGCRLGEEVGYAIRFEDCTGPETVIKYMTDGMLLREILVDENLSQYSVVMLDEAHERTIHTDVLFGLLKQLVKRRPDMRLIVTSATLDAEKFSGYFFNCNIFTIPGRTYPVEILYTKQPESDYLDAALITVLQIHLTEPEGDILVFLTGQEEIDHACQCLYERMKGLGKDVPELIILPVYSALPSEMQSKIFEPAPLGKRKVVVATNIAEASLTIDGIYYVVDPGFAKINVYNSKQGLDSLVITPISQASAKQRAGRAGRTGPGKCYRLYTESAYRNEMSPTTIPEIQRINLGSTVLNMKAMGINDLLSFDFMDPPAPQALISAMEQLYSLGALDEEGLLTKLGRKMAEFPLDPPLSKMLLASVDLGCSDEILTIIAMIQTGNIFYRPREKQAQADQKRAKFFQPEGDHLTLLAVYEAWKAKNFSGPWCFENFVQSRSLRRAQDVRKQLLTIMDRYKLDVVAAGKNFTKIRKAITAGFFFHAARKDPQEGYRTLVENQPVYIHPSSALFQRQPDWVIYHELVMTTKEYMREVTVVDPKWLVELAPRFYKSSDPTKMSKRKRQERIEPLYDRYHEPNSWRLSKRRA, encoded by the exons atggCGCTGGCTCCGGCGggtcccggcggcggcggcggcgacgggctgCGGAAGCTGGAGTACCTGTCGCTGGTATCCAAGGTGTGCTCGGAGCTGGAGACGCACATCGGGGTCGGCGACAAGGTGCTGGCCGAGTTCATCACGGAGCTCGGCCGCGACGCGCCCTCCGTCGCCGACTTCGACGCCAAGCTCAAGGCCAACGGCGCCGACCTCCCGGACTACTTCGTCCGCACGCTCCTCACCATCATCCACGCcatcctcccgccgccgccctcccggAACCCCGGCTCATCGGCCGCGCAGTCCGGCTCCAAGTTCAGCGCGCTCTCCCGCCCCGACGACCCGGACCGCGCCCGCGATCTCCGCCTCGAGCTCGAGCGCGACGCCAGTGCCGCGGCGGGGGCTGCGGCCGACGCCCCCGCCCATTCTTCCAGGGACCGCCGTGGCGACGACCGACGGCAGGATCGCGACCATGACCGTCCGCGTGACGACGACCGCCGAAGGGATCGGGATCGGGACCGTGACCGTGACGACCGCCGACGGGATCGTGACCAAGGCCGCGGGCGTGGTGACCCTAGCCGGGACCAAGGCCGTGATCATGACCGGGATCGAGACCGTGGCCGGGCACGCGACGACGACCAAGGCCGTGACCGAGACAATAACCGGGATCGACACCGTGGCCGTGACAGAGATAGTGAGGGAGACCGGGGTGGTAACTGGCGGAGGGACCAGGATCGCCACCACGAAAAGGAAAGAGACACAGACAGGGACGacaggaggagcaggaagtATGTGGACGATGATGGAGAGCAGGAGAGGGGTGGAGGAAGGAAAACAGAGAATACCGGTGCAAATATCTCTGGGGAGCCGGAGCTGTACCAGGTGTACCGTGGGAGGGTGACCAGGGTAATGGACACTGGTTGCTTTGTCAGGCTTGAGGATGTTCGTGGTGGCCGGGAGGGGCTTGTTCATATATCCCAGATGGCAAGCAGGCGGGTGGCGAATGCAAAGGAGCTGGTGAAGCGTGATCAGGAGGTGTTTGTGAAGGTGGTTTCAGTGAAGGGAGAAAAGTTGAGTCTCTCACTGAGGGATGTTGATCAGGATACAGGAAAGGACCTCCTGCCGATGCAGCGTGGTGCAGAGGATGCACAAAGGAATAACCCATCTGGTGCAAGCGGCGGTGCTGTTGGGTCTGGCAGGAGGTTGGGTCTATCAGGGATTGTGATTACAGAGGAGGATGAGGTTGCACCCATCTCAAGGCGTCCGCTCAAGCGGATGAGCTCGCCGGAGAGGTGGGAGGCGAAGCAGCTGATTGCTTCGGGTGTTCTGGATGTTAGGGATTACCCGCAGTTTGATGAGGATGGGGATGGTATGCTGTATCAGGAGGAAGGTGCAGAGGAGGAGTTGGAGATTGAGCTTAACGAGGATGAACCAGAGTTTTTGCAGGGACAGAGCAGATTCTCAATTGACATGTCACCTGTTAAGATTTTCAAGAATCCAGAGGGTTCATTGAGCCGAGCAGCAGCCCTCCAGACTGCTCTCATAAAGGAGCGGCGTGAGGTTCGAGAACAGGAGCAGAGAGCAATGCTGGACTCGATACCGAAGGATCTGAATCGGCCATGGGAGGACCCAATGCCTGATACAGGTGAGCGACACCTTGCACAGGAGCTGAGAGGTGTTGGGCTGTCAGCTTATGACATGCCAGAATGGAAGAAGGAGGCATATGGAAAAGCTTTAACTTTTGGGCAGAGATCAAAGCTTTCAATACAAGAGCAGAGGCAAACTCTTCCCATATACAAGTTGAAGAAAGAGCTAATTCAAGCTGTGCATGATAATCAAGTTTTGGTTGTTATTGGAGAAACTGGTTCTGGAAAGACAACACAGGTGACACAATATTTGGCTGAGGCAGGTTATACCACAAGGGGTAAAATTGGTTGTACTCAACCTCGTAGGGTGGCTGCAATGTCTGTTGCAAAAAGAGTGGCAGAAGAATTTGGCTGTCGATTGGGAGAGGAAGTTGGTTATGCCATTCGCTTCGAGGATTGCACTGGTCCAGAAACTGTGATAAAATACATGACTGATGGTATGCTTTTGCGTGAAATTCTAGTTGACGAGAACCTTTCCCAGTATTCAGTAGTCATGCTTGATGAAGCGCACGAAAGGACCATCCATACAGATGTTCTCTTTGGTTTGCTGAAGCAGCTTGTTAAGCGTAGACCTGACATGAGGCTCATTGTTACTTCCGCTACTCTTGATGCCGAAAAATTCTCTGGGTATTTCTTTAACTGCAACATCTTCACAATCCCGGGAAGAACATACCCAGTGGAGATACTCTACACCAAACAACCAGAAAGTGACTACTTGGATGCTGCATTGATTACTGTACTGCAGATTCACTTGACAGAGCCAGAAGGTGATATCCTTGTTTTCTTGACCGGTCAAGAGGAGATTGATCATGCCTGTCAATGTCTGTATGAGAGGATGAAAGGGCTGGGAAAGGATGTCCCTGAACTCATAATTTTGCCTGTCTACAGTGCTCTGCCTAGTGAAATGCAGTCAAAGATCTTTGAGCCAGCTCCACTTGGGAAGAGGAAGGTGGTCGTGGCCACCAATATTGCAGAAGCTTCTTTGACCATTGATGGCATATATTATGTCGTTGATCCTGGTTTTGCCAAAATCAATGTTTATAATTCAAAACAAGGGCTTGATTCATTGGTCATCACTCCAATTTCACAAGCATCAGCGAAGCAAAGAGCAGGGCGTGCTGGCCGTACTGGACCTGGCAAATGTTATCGTCTATACACTGAAAGTGCCTATCGCAATGAAATGTCTCCCACGACAATTCCAGAAATTCAGAGGATCAACTTGGGATCTACAGTTCTTAATATGAAGGCAATGGGGATAAATGACCTATTATCATTTGATTTTATGGACCCCCCAGCACCTCAAGCACTTATCTCTGCTATGGAGCAGCTTTACAGCCTTGGTGCTCTTGACGAGGAGGGCCTTCTTACCAAATTGGGTAGAAAAATGGCTGAATTTCCCCTGGATCCACCACTTTCAAAGATGCTGCTGGCTAGCGTTGACCTTGGATGCAGTGATGAGATACTCACTATCATAGCAATGATTCAAACTGGGAATATTTTCTATAGGCCTAGAGAAAAACAGGCTCAAGCTGATCAAAAGAGGGCCAAATTTTTCCAGCCGGAGGGGGATCATCTTACTCTTCTGGCTGTATATGAAGCTTGGAAGGCAAAGAACTTTTCAGGGCCCTGGTGCTTTGAGAACTTTGTTCAATCAAGATCGTTAAGGCGAGCACAAGATGTGAGGAAACAGCTTCTTACTATCATGGACAG GTATAAATTGGATGTTGTTGCCGCTGGGAAGAACTTCACAAAGATAAGGAAAGCGATCACCGCGGGCTTCTTTTTCCACGCCGCGAGGAAGGATCCCCAGGAAGGATACAGGACCTTGGTAGAGAACCAGCCGGTTTACATCCACCCGAGCAGCGCGCTATTCCAGCGGCAGCCAGACTGGGTCATCTACCACGAGCTCGTCATGACGACCAAGGAGTACATGAGGGAGGTGACGGTGGTCGACCCGAAGTGGCTGGTGGAGCTGGCGCCAAGGTTCTACAAGTCATCGGACCCGACCAAGATGAGCAAGAGGAAGCGGCAGGAGAGGATCGAGCCCCTGTATGATCGCTACCATGAGCCCAACTCGTGGCGTCTCAGCAAGCGCCGAGCTTGA
- the LOC100842759 gene encoding phospholipase SGR2 — MESPEASSARGAPPGPDGASTSHAAEGASPDSLQNTPSNIARLEDAIENCAARRKYLARTKSASDGEDVRWYFCKLPLADRVLSASVPRTEIVGKGDYFRFSMRDCLALEAAFLEREESLLGYWWREYAECSEGPTGSLAKTDSSDSEYLYKVEEERVGVPVKGGLYEVDLMRRHCFPVYWNGENRRVLRGNWFARKGGLDWIPLREDVSEQLELAYNCQVWHRRKFQPSGLFAARVDLQGSTPGLHALFTGEDDTWEAWLVFDTGPKLGSNTIKLRRGFSSSGSANPTQDELRQQKEEETDDYCSQVPVGHLVFMVHGIGQRLEKANLVDDVVDFRRVTANLADRYLTPYQRSTQRVLYIPCQWRKSLKLGGERTVEKITLDGVKGLRVALGATVHDVLYYMSPIYCQHIIDSVSSQLNQLYMKFLKRNPGYSGKVSLYGHSLGSVLTYDILCHQESLSAPFPTDYLNMEISSDEGHQAPNTFTIHNSGVKEHDTSSTSGRSCADNVNGVDEDGTRNDHSLTDNIIPSCVPESVPNNDDTLAPPISVDGLQTEVENQNQAENHQMAYTEEGATSGVCTKDADQWISRSAEEQHEAVLDKDKSISSLEEEVRRLKAKLAELEQQKDLVTQNISSVGSHQDKDVNCTVSLASGKLDVGQGSTSQSYRPRIRYTKLNFKVDTFFAVGSPLGVFLSLRNVRIGVGRGQDYWQDKNIVEEMPCCRQMFNVFHPFDPVAYRIEPLVCEDYVNKRPVIIPYHRGGKRIHVGVQEFTEDVAARSQSIARQFKSLKVKAVAALLSLSKNDTEDDGEKTEEEERSYGSMMMERLTGSPDGRVDHVLQEKTFQHPYLSALGSHTNYWRDHDTALFIIKHLYRDIPEEPPTDAAGGTPIRLFYVRDPIAEDTPLTFSDNSSVKEFSRKMKTYSRETLNDANCGAS; from the exons atggAGAGCCCGGAGGCGAGCTCCGCGCGGGGAGCGCCCCCGGGGCCGGACGGCGCGTCCACGAGCCACGCGGCGGAGGGCGCGTCTCCGGACTCGCTGCAGAACACGCCGTCCAACATTGCCAGGCTCGAGGACGCCATAGAGAACTGCGCGGCGCGCCGCAAGTACCTGGCCCGCACCAAGAGCGCCTCCGACGGCGAGGACGTCCGTTGGTACTTCTGCAAGCTGCCCCTCGCCGACAGAG TGCTGTCCGCTTCAGTTCCCCGGACCGAGATAGTGGGGAAAGGAGACTATTTCCGGTTCAGCATGAGGGACTGTCTGGCGTTGGAGGCGGCTTTCTTAGAG AGAGAGGAATCACTGCTTGGGTATTGGTGGAGGGAGTATGCAGAATGCAGTGAAGGACCAACAGGTTCCTTGGCGAAAACTGATAGTTCAGACTCCGAATATTTGTAtaaggtggaggaggagcgggttGGGGTTCCTGTGAAAGGTGGCCTATATGAG GTTGATTTAATGAGACGTCATTGCTTCCCTGTATATTGGAATGGTGAGAATAGACGTGTTTTGAGGGGCAACTGGTTTGCTCGAAAAGGAGGTCTTGATTGGATTCCCTTGCGTGAAGATGTTTCTGAACAACTTGAGTTAGCATATAATTGTCAG GTCTGGCATCGTCGCAAATTCCAACCTTCAGGCCTGTTTGCTGCCCGAGTTGATCTCCAAGGAAGTACACCG GGCTTGCATGCTCTTTTTACTGGAGAGGATGATACTTGGGAAGCTTGGCTTGTCTTTGATACAGGTCCTAAGCTAGGTAGCAACACAATCAAATTAAGGCGTGGTTTCTCTTCTTCTGGATCTGCAAATCCTACACAG GATGAGTTGCGTCAGcagaaagaagaggaaacaGATGATTACTGCTCTCAG GTTCCAGTTGGTCATCTGGTATTCATGGTTCATGGCATCGGGCAGAGATTGGAGAAAGCTAATCTTGTTGATGATGTTGTTGATTTCCGCCGTGTGACTGCTAACCTAGCTGATAGATACTTGACTCCTTATCAAAGAAGTACACAGAGGGTTCTGTATATTCCCTGCCAG TGGAGGAAGAGCTTGAAGCTTGGTGGTGAACGTACAGTTGAGAAGATCACTTTGGATGGAGTGAAAGGTCTCCGTGTGGCATTAGGCGCCACTGTGCATGATGTTCTATATTACATGAGTCCTATCTACTGCCAGCATATAATTGACTCG GTCTCAAGTCAGCTGAACCAGCTGTATATGAAGTTTCTGAAGAGAAATCCTGGTTACAGTGGAAAG GTTTCATTGTATGGCCACTCTTTGGGAAGTGTTCTAACATACGATATACTTTGCCATCAAGAATCCCTTTCTGCCCCATTTCCAACAGATTATTTAAACATGGAAATTTCATCTGATGAAGGCCATCAAGCACCCAACACATTTACCATTCATAATTCAGGAGTAAAAGAGCATGATACTTCTTCCACTTCAGGACGTTCTTGTGCTGATAATGTAAATGGTGTAGATGAAGATGGCACCAGAAATGACCATTCACTTACAGACAACATCATCCCGTCGTGTGTGCCTGAGAGTGTGCCAAACAATGATGACACACTTGCGCCACCTATTTCAGTTGATGGGTTACAaactgaagttgaaaatcaaaatCAGGCTGAGAATCATCAAATGGCATATACGGAAGAAGGGGCTACTTCTGGTGTATGCACAAAAGATGCTGACCAGTGGATTTCAAGATCTGCTGAGGAACAGCACGAAGCAGTCCTTGACAAAGACAAATCAATCTCCTCATTAGAAGAAGAG GTGAGACGTCTTAAGGCTAAACTAGCAGAACTTGAGCAACAAAAAGATTTAGTGACTCAAAACATCAGTAGTGTTGGGTCTCATCAAG ATAAAGATGTTAATTGTACAGTGAGCCTAGCATCAGGCAAACTTGACGTGGGGCAAGGCAGCACAAGTCAGTCCTACAGACCACGCATCAGATACACTAAACTAAATTTTAAG GTTGACACATTCTTTGCTGTTGGATCACCCTTGGGAGTCTTTCTGTCTCTGCGGAATGTCCGTATTGGTGTTG GCAGGGGACAAGATTATTGGCAAGACAAGAACATAGTTGAAGAGATGCCATGCTGCCGGCAGATGTTTAATGTTTTCCATCCTTTTGATCCTGTAGCATACAG AATTGAACCACTTGTATGTGAAGATTATGTGAACAAGCGCCCCGTCATTATACCCTACCATAGAGGTGGAAAGAGGATACATGTAGGAGTGCAG GAGTTCACAGAAGATGTCGCTGCACGTTCTCAATCTATAGCTCGTCAGTTCAAGTCATTGAAG GTTAAAGCAGTAGCTGCTTTGCTATCACTGAGCAAAAATGACACGGAAG aTGATGGTGAGAAAactgaggaggaagaaagatcGTATGGTTCCATGATGATGGAAAGGTTGACAGGTTCACCAGATGGTCGGGTTGATCATGTGCTTCAG GAGAAGACATTTCAACATCCATATTTATCTGCCCTGGGATCTCATAC GAACTATTGGCGAGACCATGATACTGCTCTCTTCATTATCAAGCATCTTTACCGTGATATACCTGAAGAACCACCAACCGATGCAGCTGGAGGAACGCCTATTCGGCTGTTCTACGTGAGGGATCCAATTGCCGAAGACACACCCCTGACATTTTCAGATAACTCCTCGGTAAAGGAGTTCTCCAGAAAAATGAAGACTTACTCGAGAGAAACTTTGAATGATGCAAACTGCGGAGCCTCTTGA
- the LOC100834117 gene encoding far upstream element-binding protein 2 codes for MADTDATAPPPEVSPEAPAVEPAVAPAQEVAAPSEPAAPAPPAPAQEEAAAEGEADHKRKLEDVVDDGAEANGVGEDAKRPRVEGDDAAGVAQTVEASGKIEEPVAASAEGAVDAENGKVATAEGSQTISEDKPQMTATEAVTEAPQQQQEGAATGATNTHTIEVPNNKVGVLIGKNGETIRNLQNSSGAKIQITKDGEVASDALTRPVELVGTQESIDKAEQLIKSVIAEAEAGGSPALIAKGFGPGQSGSEQFEMSVPDNKVGLIIGKGGETIKNMQTRSGARIQLIPQHPPEGTTLTERTVRVTGNKKQIEAAKELIKQAMNQVFARNTSQSGGYGQQHHHPQGHGPASQWGPRSQPQPYGYPPRGPPPQNVPYSQPYGGYPQQPPPRGGMGWDQRQGPPPHSSHQGGGYDYYKQGPPPYEGQPPNYPPGPGNYNNYGPSQPPSYGQPPYPQSGPQQNYGPGYGDPRYSAPAPTQQYYGQPPAGPQQGYPQQPDPYARPAYGGPGQWQPRGGAPPAGDGTYQAPPPASYAPPAQQPPAYGQSYPTTGPDGYAQQGYPQQGGQAPAAYGQTAPAGPGYPQQGGYAQYPPTQPAYGDQSAQNNANYGYQGAPADPNYGNAYPQSGYGPTAAGSQPGYAAAPAAGQPGYGQAGYTQPPPANPPAYDQSAAPPAQSGYAAPAANPQPAVAKGVSPQPAAAGYGGQWTA; via the exons ATGGCGGACACGGacgcgacggcgccgccgccggaggtcTCGCCCGAGGCCCCAGCCGTCGAACCCGCCGTGGCCCCAGCGCAGGAAGTCGCGGCGCCATCCGAGCCTGCCGCCCCCGCACCACCCGCACCcgcgcaggaggaggcggccgccgaggGCGAAGCCGACCACAAGAGGAAGCTGGAGGATGTAGTTGACGACGGCGCGGAGGCTAACGGCGTCGGGGAGGACGCCAAGCGGCCCCGCGTCGAAGGCGACGACGCCGCAG GTGTCGCGCAAACCGTTGAGGCCTCTGGGAAGATCGAGGAGCCAGTGGCTGCGTCTGCCGAGGGGGCGGTGGACGCTGAGAATGGCAAGGTTGCTACCGCTGAGGGTTCGCAGACCATCTCTGAGGACAAGCCGCAGATGACTGCAACGGAAGCAGTGACCGAAGCACCGCAGCAACAGCAAGAAGGTGCTGCAACCGGTGCCACCAACACCCACACAATCGAAGTGCCCAATAATAAG GTTGGTGTTCTTATAGGAAAGAATGGCGAGACTATCAGAAACCTGCAGAACAGCTCTGGTGCGAAGATCCAGATCACAAAGGATGGAGAGGTTGCTTCAGATGCCCTGACCCGTCCTGTCGAACTGGTTGGGACTCAAGAGAGTATTGACAAGGCCGAGCAGCTCATAAAGAGTGTTATAGCTGAG GCCGAGGCTGGTGGTTCCCCTGCCTTGATAGCTAAAGGTTTTGGGCCAGGACAGTCAGGTTCAGAGCAGTTTGAGATGTCCGTCCCTGATAATAAG GTTGGTTTAATTATTGGAAAAGGGGGCGAGACAATTAAAAACATGCAAACTAGATCGGGTGCTCGAATTCAG CTAATTCCTCAACATCCTCCCGAGGGTACTACATTAACTGAAAGGACTGTACGTGTTACTGGCAATAAGAAGCAGATAGAAGCTGCAAAAGAATTGATTAAGCAAGCTATGAATCAG GTATTTGCAAGAAATACATCTCAATCTGGTGGATATGGGCAGCAACATCACCACCCTCAGGGTCATGGTCCAGCTTCTCAGTGGGGGCCACGTTCTCAACCACAACCATATGGATATCCACCAAGAGGGCCTCCACCTCAGAATGTGCCATACTCTCAACCCTATGGCGGTTACCCACAGCAGCCCCCGCCGAGAGGTGGCATGGGCTGGGATCAGAGGCAGGGTCCTCCGCCCCATTCTTCCCATCAGGGTGGTGGTTATGACTACTACAAACAGGGACCTCCGCCATATGAAGGTCAGCCGCCAAACTACCCTCCTGGACCAGGGAACTACAACAATTATGGACCATCTCAGCCTCCAAGTTATGGACAGCCTCCGTATCCGCAGTCTGGACCTCAACAGAACTATGGCCCTGGATATGGCGATCCTAGGTACAGTGCCCCAGCGCCAACCCAGCAGTACTATGGTCAGCCACCAGCAGGTCCACAGCAGGGCTACCCTCAGCAGCCAGACCCATATGCTAGGCCTGCTTATGGTGGACCTGGACAATGGCAACCCAGAGGCGGTGCACCACCAGCGGGAGATGGTACATACCAggcaccacctccagcatcCTATGCCCCACCAGCTCAGCAACCTCCTGCTTATGGTCAGTCATACCCAACAACTGGACCTGATGGGTATGCTCAACAGGGGTACCCACAGCAGGGTGGGCAGGCGCCGGCAGCGTATGGTCAGACTGCTCCAGCAGGACCAGGATATCCTCAGCAAGGTGGCTATGCACAGTACCCTCCAACACAGCCAGCATATGGTGATCAATCGGCTCAAAACAATGCAAACTATGGTTACCAGGGAGCCCCTGCTGACCCCAACTATGGAAATGCGTACCCACAGTCAGGATATGGTCCTACGGCTGCGGGCAGTCAGCCTGGATACGCTGCGGCACCGGCAGCTGGTCAGCCTGGATATGGTCAGGCAGGATACACACAGCCACCACCTGCGAATCCACCAGCTTATGATCAGTCTGCGGCGCCACCAGCACAGAGTGGCTATGCTGCACCCGCCGCCAATCCCCAGCCTGCCGTTGCAAAGGGTGTGTCACcacagcctgctgctgctgggtaCGGTGGACAGTGGACTGCATGA